The following are encoded together in the Blautia obeum ATCC 29174 genome:
- a CDS encoding cation diffusion facilitator family transporter produces the protein MITFLASLFIKDSKNYKEPSVRQAYGVLSGAVGIGLNILLFFGKWLAGTISGSIAITADAFNNLSDAGSSIITLIGFRLSGQEPDPEHPFGHGRMEYISGLLVSVAILVMGFELIGSSIGKLRSPEPIESSALVFGILIASILVKLYMFFYNHSLSKKIESAAMKATSVDSLSDTVATTLVLIATLISKYTGLLLDGWFGILVGLFILYTGGSTLKETIDLLLGQPPKQEFIDEVKEIVLGHSMVHGVHDLIVHDYGPGRVMISLHAEVDVNGDIQDIHEQIDHIEHELQEKLHCSATIHMDPIVTDDKEVLAMKAKVEEMVHFLDESFSMHDFRMVKGSTRTNLIFDVEVPRKTSYTDNEIVNWLKERIHELPGSKYFAVIQIDHEYY, from the coding sequence ATGATTACTTTTCTGGCATCACTTTTTATCAAGGACAGTAAAAATTATAAAGAACCATCGGTAAGGCAGGCATACGGAGTATTAAGCGGGGCAGTAGGAATCGGACTGAATATTTTGCTGTTCTTTGGAAAATGGCTTGCCGGTACGATCAGTGGTTCGATTGCAATTACTGCAGACGCATTCAACAACCTTTCAGATGCCGGATCGTCGATCATCACGTTGATCGGCTTTCGGCTTTCCGGACAGGAACCGGATCCGGAGCATCCATTTGGACATGGAAGAATGGAATATATTTCCGGTCTTCTGGTGTCCGTTGCAATTCTTGTCATGGGATTTGAACTGATCGGGTCCTCCATCGGCAAACTGCGAAGTCCGGAACCGATTGAGAGCAGTGCACTGGTATTCGGCATTCTGATCGCATCGATTCTTGTAAAGCTGTACATGTTTTTTTACAATCATTCCTTAAGCAAAAAGATAGAAAGTGCAGCGATGAAGGCAACATCAGTGGACAGCCTGAGTGATACAGTTGCAACAACGCTGGTTCTGATCGCAACACTGATCAGTAAATATACGGGATTACTTCTTGATGGATGGTTTGGTATTCTGGTAGGATTGTTTATTCTTTATACCGGAGGCTCTACGCTGAAGGAAACCATAGATCTTCTTCTTGGTCAGCCGCCGAAACAGGAGTTTATCGATGAGGTTAAGGAAATCGTGCTGGGACATTCAATGGTACATGGCGTGCATGATCTGATCGTGCATGATTATGGACCGGGGCGTGTAATGATCTCACTTCATGCTGAAGTGGATGTGAATGGAGATATTCAGGATATTCATGAACAGATCGATCATATTGAACATGAACTGCAGGAAAAACTGCACTGTTCGGCAACGATTCATATGGATCCGATCGTAACCGATGACAAAGAGGTCCTTGCGATGAAGGCAAAAGTTGAGGAGATGGTACATTTTCTGGATGAATCGTTCAGTATGCATGATTTCCGCATGGTGAAGGGATCGACCAGAACGAATCTGATCTTTGATGTGGAGGTACCGAGAAAAACATCTTATACAGATAATGAAATCGTGAACTGGCTGAAAGAAAGGATTCATGAACTGCCGGGGAGTAAATATTTCGCTGTCATTCAGATTGATCATGAATACTATTAA
- the hcp gene encoding hydroxylamine reductase, protein MGNKENKMFCFQCQETAGCSGCTVSGVCGKKPDVAAMQDLLVYVTKGLSAVTTELRFDGKEIEAYVNEMIIVNLFTTITNANFDKDSIIERIKNTLATKEELIRKVENREVLPEAALWKGTEADFEAKASRVGILSTENEDIRSLRELITYGLKGLAAYAKHAAALAHTDVEIDAFLQRALAATLDDSLSADQLTALTLETGSYGVKVMELLDKANTETYGNPEITKVNIGVGKNPGILVSGHDLRDLEMLLEQTQGTGVDVYTHSEMLPAHYYPAFKKYSNFIGNYGNAWWKQKEEFERFHGPILMTTNCIVPPKDSYKDRMYTTGAASYPGCTHIPGAIGEEKDFSAIIEQAKKCPAPEEIEHGEIVGGFAHAQVLALADKIVEAVKSGAIRKFVVMAGCDGRAKSRNYYTDFAKGLPKDTVILTAGCAKYKYNKLDLGDIGGIPRVLDAGQCNDSYSLAVIALKLKEVFELNDINELPIVYNIAWYEQKAVIVLLALLSLGVKNIHLGPTLPAFLSPNVAKILVDNFGISGIGTVEEDLKNLIG, encoded by the coding sequence ATGGGAAATAAAGAAAATAAAATGTTTTGTTTTCAATGTCAGGAAACAGCAGGATGCAGTGGATGTACAGTATCAGGGGTATGTGGCAAGAAGCCGGATGTAGCAGCAATGCAGGATCTTCTTGTTTATGTGACAAAAGGATTAAGCGCAGTGACTACGGAGCTTCGTTTCGATGGAAAAGAGATTGAGGCCTATGTAAATGAGATGATCATAGTGAATCTGTTTACGACGATCACCAATGCGAATTTTGATAAAGATTCTATCATTGAACGAATTAAAAATACATTGGCGACAAAAGAAGAATTGATCCGGAAAGTGGAAAATCGAGAAGTACTTCCGGAAGCAGCACTCTGGAAAGGGACGGAAGCGGATTTTGAAGCAAAAGCTTCTCGCGTGGGAATTCTTTCTACAGAGAATGAAGATATCCGCAGCCTTCGTGAGTTAATTACTTACGGGCTGAAAGGCCTTGCAGCTTATGCGAAACATGCGGCGGCACTTGCACATACCGATGTGGAGATTGACGCATTTTTGCAGAGGGCACTTGCAGCGACTCTGGATGATTCCCTGAGTGCAGATCAACTGACTGCACTGACACTGGAGACCGGAAGTTACGGTGTGAAGGTGATGGAACTTCTGGACAAAGCCAATACAGAGACTTATGGAAATCCGGAGATCACAAAAGTCAACATTGGGGTTGGCAAAAATCCAGGAATCCTTGTTTCCGGGCATGATCTTCGTGATCTGGAGATGCTTCTGGAACAGACACAGGGGACAGGTGTGGATGTTTACACACATTCGGAGATGCTTCCGGCACATTACTATCCGGCCTTCAAGAAATATTCGAACTTTATCGGAAACTATGGAAATGCATGGTGGAAACAGAAAGAAGAATTTGAGCGTTTCCACGGTCCGATTCTGATGACGACAAACTGTATCGTGCCGCCAAAGGACAGCTACAAGGACCGTATGTACACGACAGGAGCAGCTTCCTATCCGGGATGCACCCATATTCCAGGTGCTATCGGAGAAGAAAAAGATTTTTCTGCGATTATCGAACAGGCAAAGAAATGTCCGGCGCCGGAAGAAATCGAGCATGGTGAGATTGTGGGAGGATTTGCACATGCACAGGTACTTGCCCTTGCAGATAAGATTGTGGAAGCAGTCAAATCCGGAGCAATTCGTAAGTTTGTTGTTATGGCAGGATGTGATGGACGTGCAAAATCCCGAAACTATTACACGGATTTTGCCAAAGGATTGCCAAAAGATACCGTGATCCTGACTGCCGGCTGTGCAAAATATAAATATAATAAGCTGGATCTGGGGGATATCGGTGGAATTCCGAGAGTCCTTGATGCTGGACAGTGCAACGATTCCTATTCTCTGGCAGTGATCGCACTGAAATTAAAAGAAGTTTTTGAGCTGAATGATATCAATGAACTTCCAATCGTGTATAACATTGCGTGGTATGAACAGAAAGCTGTGATCGTGCTTCTGGCGCTGCTTTCCCTTGGCGTGAAAAATATTCATCTGGGACCGACATTGCCGGCATTCCTCTCCCCGAATGTTGCCAAGATTCTGGTGGATAACTTTGGAATCAGCGGAATTGGAACCGTGGAAGAGGATTTGAAAAATCTGATCGGATAA
- the truA gene encoding tRNA pseudouridine(38-40) synthase TruA, which translates to MKRVGLVVAYDGTNYSGWQIQPNGITIQGVLNDALTDLLGEKIEIMGASRTDAGVHALGNVAVFDTNTRIPGEKISYALNQRLPEDIRIQLSEEVEPDFHPRYCDSEKTYEYRILNRKFPVPTERLYSYFYHYKLDVDKMREATSYLIGRHDFASFCGTGAQVKSTVRTLTGIDIWRDGDIVTIRVKGEGFLYNMVRIIAGTLIQVGNGQYPPERVKKILDACDRSVSGPTAPAHGLTLMGIEFFD; encoded by the coding sequence ATGAAAAGAGTTGGACTTGTAGTCGCCTATGATGGAACGAATTACAGTGGCTGGCAGATTCAGCCGAATGGAATTACCATTCAGGGTGTACTCAATGATGCATTGACAGATCTTTTGGGGGAAAAGATTGAGATCATGGGTGCAAGCCGTACAGATGCAGGAGTACACGCACTTGGAAATGTAGCAGTGTTTGATACGAATACACGCATTCCGGGCGAAAAGATTTCCTATGCACTGAACCAGAGACTGCCGGAGGATATCCGGATCCAGTTGTCAGAAGAAGTGGAGCCGGATTTTCATCCAAGATACTGTGACAGCGAGAAAACATATGAATATCGCATTCTGAACCGTAAATTTCCAGTTCCGACGGAACGTCTGTATTCCTATTTCTATCATTATAAGCTGGATGTGGACAAGATGCGGGAGGCGACCTCCTATCTGATCGGACGTCATGATTTTGCGAGCTTCTGTGGAACAGGAGCACAGGTGAAATCTACGGTCCGTACATTGACGGGAATCGATATCTGGCGCGATGGTGATATCGTAACGATCCGTGTCAAAGGTGAGGGATTCCTTTATAACATGGTGCGCATCATTGCTGGAACACTGATTCAGGTTGGAAACGGCCAGTATCCGCCGGAACGTGTAAAGAAGATCCTGGATGCCTGTGACCGTTCGGTTTCCGGACCGACTGCACCCGCACATGGACTGACACTGATGGGAATTGAGTTTTTTGATTAA
- a CDS encoding peptidase C39, whose product MKNPLHYQLSEYDCGPTSMMNAIAYLFEREEIPPEAVRNMMLYCLDCHSKEGIPGKRGTSRAAMMFLSNWLNEYGELGIMSVSSEYLSGRSVYISEESRINHALNHGGVAVVRLYLEEEHYVLMTGIQNENILLFDPYYWDKPFEQKDILMDDKHPREYNRIVPFKYFNQENKETIYALGPLEEREAVLIFNEKTRTVPEEVIEYFI is encoded by the coding sequence ATGAAAAATCCATTACATTACCAGTTATCCGAATACGACTGCGGACCGACATCTATGATGAATGCAATCGCCTATTTATTTGAACGGGAAGAAATCCCACCGGAGGCAGTCCGAAATATGATGCTCTACTGTCTGGACTGCCACAGCAAAGAGGGCATCCCAGGGAAACGTGGGACGTCCAGAGCTGCAATGATGTTTTTAAGCAACTGGCTGAATGAATACGGCGAGCTGGGAATCATGTCCGTGAGCAGTGAGTATCTGTCAGGGCGAAGCGTGTACATAAGTGAAGAAAGCCGCATTAATCATGCATTGAACCATGGTGGCGTGGCAGTTGTTCGTCTGTATCTGGAGGAAGAGCATTATGTTTTGATGACAGGTATACAGAATGAAAATATTCTTCTCTTTGATCCTTATTACTGGGATAAACCATTTGAACAGAAAGATATTCTGATGGATGATAAACATCCCAGGGAATATAACCGTATCGTGCCTTTTAAATACTTTAATCAGGAAAATAAAGAAACAATATACGCTCTCGGTCCGCTGGAAGAGAGAGAAGCAGTTCTGATCTTCAATGAAAAGACCAGGACCGTGCCGGAGGAAGTTATCGAGTACTTTATCTGA
- a CDS encoding uracil-xanthine permease family protein produces METKEKNTATPYDLDGKPPLKLAIPLGLQHVLAMFVGNLTPLLIITGVCGIESGSELQVALLQNAMLIAGIVTLIQIYTIGPVGGKLPIVMGTSSGFIGVCRSVAVTMGSGVAGYGAILAASFIGGLFETVLGGFLKPLRKFFPAVVTGTVVLSIGLSLISVGIGSFGGGNTAPDYGSLENLFVGTVVLVVIIALKHGTKGFTSFSSILLGIIVGYVLVSVMAMVLPTTFTYVDETGATIEATKSWVINWSKVADASWFAIPKIMPVKWVFDAKAIVPICIMFVVTAVETVGDISGITEGGLGREATDKELSGGVMCDGLGSSLAAVFGVLPNTSFSQNVGLVAMNKVVNRYSIGIGGIFLIACGLFPKLAALISIMPQSVLGGAAVMMFSSIVISGIQLITKWPLSPRNVTIVSVALGVGYGLGSNSAVLAQLPESINLIFGGSGIVPAALFAIILNIILPKDEKTEVEMAEEILAEKKEMESK; encoded by the coding sequence ATGGAAACAAAAGAAAAAAACACTGCAACGCCATATGATCTTGATGGAAAACCGCCATTGAAGCTGGCAATTCCGCTTGGCCTGCAGCATGTTCTGGCAATGTTTGTCGGAAACCTGACACCGCTTCTGATCATTACAGGAGTTTGTGGCATTGAGTCAGGAAGCGAACTTCAGGTAGCACTTCTTCAGAATGCTATGCTGATTGCGGGAATTGTAACACTGATCCAGATTTATACGATCGGACCGGTTGGAGGTAAATTACCGATTGTTATGGGAACCAGTTCCGGATTTATCGGAGTCTGTAGAAGCGTGGCAGTAACCATGGGAAGTGGTGTGGCTGGTTATGGAGCAATTCTGGCAGCTTCTTTTATTGGCGGCCTGTTTGAAACAGTGCTTGGCGGATTCCTGAAGCCATTGCGTAAATTTTTCCCGGCAGTAGTAACCGGTACAGTTGTATTGTCAATCGGTCTTTCACTGATTTCTGTTGGTATCGGTTCTTTTGGTGGCGGAAATACCGCACCAGATTATGGTTCACTGGAGAACCTTTTTGTAGGTACGGTAGTTTTGGTTGTAATTATTGCACTGAAACATGGAACTAAAGGATTTACCAGTTTTTCTTCCATTCTGCTTGGTATCATTGTTGGATATGTTCTCGTATCTGTTATGGCGATGGTCCTTCCAACAACATTTACCTATGTAGATGAGACCGGCGCTACGATCGAAGCGACAAAATCATGGGTTATCAACTGGAGCAAAGTGGCAGATGCATCCTGGTTTGCAATTCCAAAGATCATGCCGGTCAAATGGGTATTTGATGCGAAAGCGATCGTGCCGATCTGCATTATGTTTGTGGTTACAGCAGTAGAGACGGTTGGTGATATTTCCGGTATCACAGAAGGTGGACTTGGAAGAGAAGCTACTGATAAGGAACTTTCCGGTGGCGTTATGTGTGACGGACTTGGTTCTTCACTTGCAGCAGTATTTGGCGTTCTTCCGAATACTTCTTTCAGCCAGAATGTAGGTCTGGTTGCCATGAATAAAGTCGTAAACCGTTATTCGATTGGTATTGGTGGAATTTTCCTGATCGCATGTGGCTTATTCCCGAAACTTGCGGCACTGATTTCCATCATGCCACAGAGTGTTCTGGGTGGAGCAGCAGTTATGATGTTCTCATCTATCGTAATCAGTGGTATTCAGCTTATTACAAAATGGCCATTGTCTCCAAGAAATGTAACAATCGTTTCTGTGGCACTTGGTGTGGGATACGGACTTGGTTCCAACTCTGCAGTACTTGCACAGCTTCCGGAGAGTATCAATCTGATCTTCGGCGGTTCAGGTATCGTGCCGGCAGCATTGTTTGCGATCATTCTGAATATCATTCTTCCGAAGGATGAAAAGACAGAAGTGGAGATGGCAGAGGAGATACTGGCGGAGAAGAAAGAAATGGAAAGTAAATAA
- a CDS encoding anti-sigma factor C-terminal domain-containing protein, which produces MTYRELLKLYKQGKLEDSTKKQIEAEIEKQDAISEFLYEEGAIPDFSDLESGQDYFDDLNDKKQWTERQNSKTEDNVEKQSENRIIEKSKFAGDSRNQQEDEFNRQFIKEIQRFIRRAFIKMGLAVGVVVLAVVLSAVFILPKAVSEFYYNPNEAAGQYEEMTTTRMNLDLSVYSELFLPGNHRDQVSAVSRGYGEYDIVIPQTSSWTGKFTSVSGRLVRGKLTLYDNNVLSRPIMQFYLPGDEDAWAAWEVDENGKETKMDTEARKEASIQDSKETIADYNDNDWYLAYVSINDIMDYKDFIEWFQNLSNQKELEWGALWCAVHTEDEDGYCVEPNIGFCPLPSGMSVSWDREKYPYLSLLDNSDLSHVAEANDEETMQTHFTSMLSYIQDHDDILSMMGQTTDSPNRYQDMINFVQKNGLKIHGFAISAKKTALLELYKEDVVSYIQTTPQN; this is translated from the coding sequence ATGACATATCGTGAATTACTGAAATTATATAAGCAGGGGAAACTGGAAGACAGCACAAAGAAACAGATAGAAGCGGAAATCGAAAAGCAGGATGCAATCAGTGAATTTCTTTATGAAGAAGGAGCAATACCAGATTTCTCTGATCTGGAGAGTGGGCAGGACTATTTCGATGATTTGAATGACAAAAAACAGTGGACAGAACGACAAAACAGTAAGACAGAGGACAACGTAGAAAAACAATCAGAAAATCGGATAATAGAAAAAAGTAAGTTTGCCGGAGACTCCAGAAATCAGCAGGAGGATGAGTTCAACAGGCAATTCATAAAAGAAATCCAGCGTTTTATCCGCAGAGCTTTTATCAAAATGGGACTGGCAGTGGGGGTGGTTGTCCTTGCAGTCGTCCTGAGTGCGGTATTTATCTTACCAAAAGCAGTGTCTGAGTTTTATTATAATCCAAACGAAGCAGCTGGTCAGTATGAAGAAATGACCACGACTAGAATGAACCTGGATCTGTCTGTCTATTCTGAGTTGTTTCTGCCAGGTAATCACCGTGATCAGGTCAGTGCAGTATCAAGGGGCTACGGTGAATACGATATCGTCATTCCACAGACCTCCAGCTGGACGGGAAAATTTACTTCTGTCAGTGGCCGCCTGGTGAGAGGAAAACTCACTCTTTATGATAATAATGTATTGAGTCGCCCGATCATGCAGTTCTACCTTCCGGGAGACGAGGATGCATGGGCGGCGTGGGAAGTAGACGAAAATGGAAAAGAAACTAAAATGGATACAGAGGCACGTAAGGAAGCAAGTATTCAGGATTCCAAAGAAACAATCGCAGATTACAATGACAATGACTGGTACCTCGCGTATGTTTCCATCAATGATATCATGGACTACAAAGATTTTATTGAGTGGTTTCAGAATCTTTCCAACCAGAAAGAACTGGAATGGGGAGCCCTCTGGTGTGCGGTTCATACAGAAGATGAGGATGGTTATTGTGTAGAACCAAATATTGGTTTCTGTCCGCTGCCATCCGGAATGAGCGTAAGCTGGGACAGAGAAAAATATCCATATCTGTCGCTTCTGGACAATTCGGATCTTAGCCATGTGGCAGAGGCAAATGACGAAGAAACCATGCAGACTCATTTTACCAGTATGCTTTCTTACATTCAGGATCATGATGATATCCTTTCCATGATGGGACAGACGACAGATTCTCCGAACAGATATCAGGATATGATTAATTTTGTGCAGAAAAATGGCCTGAAGATTCATGGTTTTGCAATCAGTGCAAAGAAGACGGCTCTTCTTGAATTATATAAAGAAGATGTGGTATCTTATATTCAGACAACACCACAGAATTGA
- a CDS encoding energy-coupling factor transporter ATPase, whose amino-acid sequence MSIELKNVTYTYSPGTSYEIHALKDINLNIPDGQFIGVIGHTGSGKSTLIQHLNALIQPTSGTVSYNGEDVWAENYNRRALRSEVGLVFQYPEHQLFESDVLSDVCFGPMNQGKSREEAEEEAKKALLQVGFKEKNFKKSPFDLSGGQKKRVAIAGVLAMNPKILILDEPTAGLDPKGRDEILDQIAELHKVRGITIILVSHSMEDVAKYVERLIVVNHGKIAFDDIPKKVFAHYKELEEMGLAAPQITYIMHALKEKGLPVDPADTTVEEAKQDILHALREMNSSLLKGGVQND is encoded by the coding sequence ATGTCAATAGAATTAAAAAATGTAACATACACATACAGTCCTGGAACTTCCTATGAGATTCATGCATTAAAGGATATCAATCTGAATATTCCGGATGGGCAGTTTATTGGTGTGATCGGACATACAGGCAGTGGAAAGTCCACACTGATCCAGCATCTGAATGCACTGATCCAGCCGACTTCAGGAACAGTATCTTACAATGGTGAAGATGTATGGGCAGAGAACTATAATCGACGCGCACTTCGAAGTGAAGTCGGTCTGGTGTTTCAGTATCCGGAGCATCAGCTTTTTGAAAGTGACGTGCTTTCGGATGTCTGCTTTGGACCGATGAATCAGGGAAAGAGCAGAGAAGAAGCGGAAGAAGAGGCGAAGAAAGCACTTCTTCAGGTTGGGTTCAAAGAAAAAAATTTCAAAAAATCTCCATTTGATCTGTCCGGAGGACAGAAAAAGCGTGTTGCGATTGCCGGAGTTCTGGCAATGAATCCGAAGATCCTGATTCTGGATGAGCCGACGGCTGGTCTGGATCCAAAGGGAAGAGATGAGATCCTGGATCAGATTGCAGAACTTCACAAAGTCCGCGGCATTACGATCATTCTGGTATCACACAGCATGGAAGATGTAGCCAAATATGTGGAACGCCTGATCGTAGTCAATCACGGAAAGATTGCTTTTGACGATATACCGAAAAAGGTATTCGCACATTATAAAGAACTTGAAGAGATGGGGCTGGCAGCTCCTCAGATTACCTATATTATGCATGCCCTGAAAGAAAAAGGACTTCCTGTAGATCCAGCAGATACAACGGTGGAAGAAGCGAAGCAGGATATTTTGCATGCACTTCGGGAAATGAACTCATCCTTGCTGAAAGGAGGAGTCCAGAATGATTAG
- a CDS encoding energy-coupling factor transporter transmembrane component T family protein, with product MIRDITIGQYYPAKSVIHKLDPRTKLFGTLVFIISVFLFHSIAGYAVATVFLAGMILISTVPVKFIFKGLKAIFMILLITMVFNIFLTPGEALVSFGIFKITKEGLSMAVRMAIRLVYLVIGSSLMTLTTTPNQLTDGLEKSLRPLNKIHVPVHEIAMMMSIALRFIPILLEETDKIMKAQIARGADFENGNLIQKVKNMVPLLVPLFISAFRRANDLAMAMEARCYHGGDNRTQMKPLKYKKRDHIAYLILFAYLAVAIGFRVAGL from the coding sequence ATGATTAGAGATATTACGATTGGACAGTACTATCCTGCGAAGTCTGTGATCCACAAATTGGATCCTAGAACAAAACTTTTTGGGACACTGGTTTTTATCATTTCTGTATTTTTGTTTCACTCAATTGCCGGTTATGCGGTAGCGACGGTGTTCCTTGCAGGAATGATCCTGATTTCCACGGTTCCGGTGAAGTTTATCTTTAAGGGACTGAAAGCCATCTTTATGATCCTGCTGATCACGATGGTGTTTAATATATTCCTGACACCAGGGGAAGCACTTGTGAGTTTTGGAATCTTTAAGATTACAAAGGAAGGACTTTCCATGGCAGTCCGTATGGCAATCCGACTGGTTTATCTGGTAATTGGTTCTTCGCTGATGACATTGACAACGACACCAAACCAGCTGACCGATGGTCTGGAAAAAAGTCTCCGTCCATTAAACAAGATTCATGTTCCGGTACATGAGATTGCGATGATGATGTCGATTGCGCTTCGCTTTATACCGATTCTTCTCGAAGAGACGGATAAGATCATGAAAGCACAGATTGCCCGTGGTGCGGATTTCGAAAATGGAAATCTGATCCAGAAAGTCAAAAACATGGTTCCATTGCTGGTGCCACTGTTTATTTCAGCCTTCCGTCGTGCCAATGACCTGGCGATGGCGATGGAAGCCCGCTGTTATCATGGTGGAGATAATCGTACGCAGATGAAACCGTTGAAATACAAAAAGAGAGATCACATTGCATACCTGATCCTGTTTGCATATCTTGCGGTAGCAATTGGATTTCGTGTAGCCGGGTTATAA
- a CDS encoding RNA polymerase sigma factor, whose amino-acid sequence MDNEILLKLYSLYQKELYLYLYSFCGDRHLAEDLLHETFLKALLALPDGHTNMRAWLYMVARNLFYNQQKKKSQEILMEEQECFPEKNRDEDLLEKILEEENRRILYQAIRRLEVKKREVIQMQYFGGMSQKEIAAVLHITPENVRVLAYRAKKELKKDLEELKK is encoded by the coding sequence GTGGATAATGAAATTTTATTAAAACTTTACAGCCTTTATCAGAAAGAACTTTACCTGTATCTGTATTCTTTTTGTGGCGACAGGCATCTGGCAGAAGACCTGCTGCATGAGACATTTCTCAAAGCACTGCTGGCACTGCCGGACGGGCATACGAACATGCGGGCATGGCTTTATATGGTTGCGAGAAACCTGTTTTACAATCAGCAAAAAAAGAAATCCCAGGAGATTTTAATGGAGGAGCAGGAGTGTTTCCCTGAGAAAAACAGAGACGAGGATCTACTTGAAAAAATCCTTGAGGAAGAAAACAGACGAATACTTTATCAGGCAATCCGCAGATTGGAGGTAAAGAAACGAGAAGTGATTCAGATGCAGTATTTCGGTGGGATGTCTCAGAAAGAAATCGCGGCAGTGCTACATATCACGCCGGAGAATGTGCGTGTACTGGCATATAGGGCAAAGAAAGAATTAAAGAAAGATTTGGAAGAGTTAAAAAAGTGA
- a CDS encoding 50S ribosomal protein L25 yields MNTLKAEKRSMDVKAKRLRREGYVTGNVFGREIEGSIPVKMSKSEVDKLLKTDHKGSQVMLEVDGQTYDALIKEVDFNPLAGRVDEIDFQALVSNEKVHSVAEIVIVNHDKVADGVLQENMEEINYRAYPSALVDKVEVDVAGLKVGDTIRVKDLSLAKDKDVDIKDDPEAVVLTVVAVHNGAVPETVTPEEAETEETK; encoded by the coding sequence ATGAATACTTTAAAAGCTGAAAAAAGAAGCATGGACGTTAAGGCAAAAAGACTGAGAAGAGAAGGATACGTTACAGGCAATGTATTTGGTCGTGAGATCGAAGGTTCTATTCCGGTAAAAATGTCTAAGTCAGAGGTTGACAAATTGTTAAAGACCGACCATAAGGGAAGTCAGGTTATGCTGGAAGTAGATGGTCAGACATATGATGCACTGATCAAAGAGGTTGATTTCAACCCACTGGCAGGCAGAGTTGATGAGATTGATTTCCAGGCACTGGTAAGCAATGAAAAAGTACATTCTGTTGCTGAGATTGTAATCGTAAACCATGACAAAGTAGCAGATGGTGTTCTCCAGGAGAACATGGAAGAAATAAATTACAGAGCTTATCCGTCAGCACTGGTTGACAAAGTAGAAGTAGATGTTGCCGGACTGAAAGTCGGCGATACTATCCGTGTCAAAGATTTGAGCCTTGCAAAAGACAAAGATGTTGATATCAAGGATGATCCGGAAGCTGTTGTACTGACAGTTGTAGCAGTTCATAACGGAGCTGTACCGGAAACCGTAACACCTGAAGAAGCAGAAACAGAAGAAACTAAATAA
- a CDS encoding TIGR00730 family Rossman fold protein encodes MNICIYGASSAELEQIYYDKTEELGRMMAKRGHGLVFGGGATGMMGAAARGVDSEDGYILGIAPRFFDKPGVLYENCSEFIFTETMRERKKLLEERSDATIVTPGGIGTYEEFFEILTLKSLHRLDRPIVLYNINGYYDRMKALLQHTADEKFMDVANMELCAFMDGPEQILTYIENYRRQWTQTKE; translated from the coding sequence ATGAACATATGCATCTATGGAGCTTCCAGTGCAGAGCTGGAGCAGATCTATTATGATAAAACAGAAGAACTTGGCAGGATGATGGCAAAACGTGGACATGGCCTTGTATTTGGTGGCGGGGCGACCGGAATGATGGGAGCAGCAGCGAGAGGCGTCGATTCTGAAGATGGGTATATCCTCGGCATTGCTCCGCGTTTCTTTGACAAGCCGGGAGTTTTATATGAGAATTGCAGTGAATTTATTTTTACAGAAACTATGCGCGAGCGAAAAAAACTCCTTGAGGAACGTTCCGATGCAACAATCGTGACTCCTGGCGGAATTGGAACTTACGAGGAATTTTTTGAGATTCTGACACTCAAAAGTCTGCACAGGCTGGATCGCCCGATCGTTCTTTATAATATCAACGGCTATTACGATAGAATGAAAGCTCTGCTTCAACATACCGCGGACGAGAAATTTATGGATGTTGCCAACATGGAACTCTGTGCGTTTATGGATGGTCCGGAGCAGATCCTTACATACATAGAAAACTATCGAAGACAATGGACACAAACGAAGGAATAA